The genomic stretch CGAACACGGTGTGCACCATGCAGCTGGTCATCACGGACGTCGCGCCCGGCGAGACGATGGACGTGCAGGACATCCGCTGGGATGGCCGCGACAGCGGCGGGAAGGCCCTGCCCGCCGGGGAGTACACCATCCGCGCGGTGTTCAGCGGCGCTGGCGTGCGGATCATGGCCGAGGAATTCCCGGTCACCATCGAGAACTGAAGTGCAGCGGGGAGGCGCGGCGTGATGTCATCGCCGCGCCCCTTCCCTGATTCAACCGCGCAGCCGGGCGAGTTTCACGCTGTCCCAGCGCTGGCCTGCCCACGCCCGCGCCTGCGGGATGCGCGCGCACTCGTGGAACCCCACGCGGGCCGCCGCGCGGATCATGCGCTCGTTGCCGCCCCAGGTGGTCAGCGTCAGCACGTGCGCGTCCGTCTCGGCGAAGGTCGCCGCCGCCCACAGGTCCAGCGCCCGCGTGCCCAGCCCGCCGCCCCAGTGCCCCGGGTCGAAGATCAGGATGCCCAGGTCCCACCAGCCGCCACCCGCCGGGGCTTCCTCGTGTCGGCTGACCTGCCCGATGCACCCACCATCAAGCGCGATCACCCGCAGGTCGGGACTGACGGGACGCGCCAGAGTCTGCTCGCGGTAGGTGTCGAAAGGCAGCGGCTCCGGCTGGCCGGTGTGGAAGTACGGGGCGTCCCACCGCTGCCACTCGGGGTCCGGCTCGGCGTGCATCCAGCGCCAGAGGGTCGGCAGGTCGTCCGGGAGGCGCCCGCGCAGGGTCAGGGGGCGCAGGGTCGGATCGGGGGCACCAGGCATCGGCCCCCAGCGTAGCGGCGTGCCCCACCCGTGGGATGCGCCTTTTGCCGGATGCAACCCCGCCCGCCACCGGCGCGTAATGGGGGGCATGAGTGATGGAACCCCCGGACCGCTGACGCCGCCCGATTCGATGCTGAAAGCGCCGGAGGCCGTCCCGAGCGTGCAGCCCGTGCAGGCGCCCGAGATGGTGCCCCTGTCCCCCGAGGACCGCGCGCGGCTGGAGGCGATGGCGCAGGCCTTCGCGCAGGACGTCCTGAGCGCGGGGGCGCACACCCCGGAGTTCAAACGCAAGCTGGACGCCGTGCATGAACTGGGCCTGCCCGAGCAGCGCGCGGCGGCGCAGAGCAGCAACCGCATGCTGGACCGCCCGCTGCGCGCCACGCGGGCCGGGGCGCTCGCGGAGGGCAGCGACATCCTGCGCGGCCTGACCGACCTGCGCCGCACCGTCGAGGACCTCGACCCCAGCCGCGCCCCCACGCCCCGGCGCCTGTTCGGGAAGCTGCCGGGTGGGAAGAAGGTGCAGAACCACCTCGACCGCTACCAGAGCGCGCAGTCGCACCTGAACGGCATCCTGGAGGCGCTGTACCGCGGGCAGGACGAACTGCGGCGCGACAACGCCACCATCGAGACCGAGAAGGTCCACCTGTGGGACACCATGCAGAAACTCCGGCAGTACGCGCACGTCGGGAAGGCCGTGGACGAGGCCCTGACCCGCCGCCTGACGGAGTTGCAGGTGACCGACCCGGAGAAGGCCCGCATGGTCAGCGAGGAACTGCTGTTCGCGGTGCGGCAGCGCGTCACGGACCTGCTGACGCAGCTGGCGGTGAGCATCCAGGGGTACCTCGCGCTGGATCTCGTGCGGCGCAACAACATGGAGCTCATCAAGGGCGTGGACCGCGCCACGACGACCACCGTCAGTGCCCTGAAGACCGCGCTGATGGTCTCGCAGGCGCTCGGGACGCAGCAGGCGGTGCTGGGGCAGGTCACGGCGCTGAACGACACGACGGGGCGCATGATCGGCTCGACCGCGCAGCTCCTGAAGCAGCAGAGCACCGAGATCCAGCGGCAGGCGGGCAGCGCCACCGTGGACCCGCAGATCATCCAGGCGGCGTTCCGGGACGTGTACGGCGCGCTGGACGCCATCAGCGCGTACCGCACGCAGGCCCTGGACCGCTTCCGCGAGACGATGACCGTGCTGGACAAGGAGGTCGCGCAGGCGCAGACGTACCTGGACCGCGAACGCCAGAACGCCGCGCGCGAGGTCGCGCAGGGCCTGAACGTCACCGAGAAAGGCGACCTGAAACTCTGAACGCGCCGCAGGTTCAGGGTCGGGAGGGGGTGCTGGCGTGGCTCGCGGCCCGCTGGGCGGCCCTCCCGGCGCACCCGGTCGCGCGGGTGGCGGTGGACGGCGTGGACGGGGCGGGCAAGACCACCCTGGCCGACGAGCTGGCCGGGCGGGTGCGGGCGCTGGGGCGGCCGGTCATCCGCGTGAGCACCGACAGCTTTCACCAGCCCCGCGCGGCACGGTACGCGCGGGGGCGCGGGTCACCGGAGGGCTTCTACCGCGACTCGTACGATCTGGCGGCACTGGCGCGCGAGGTCCTCTCTCCCCTGTCGCCCGGCGGCACCCTGCGCTACCGGGCGCGGGTGTTCGACGTGACCCGCGACGAACCCGTGCCCGGCCCTGCACTGGCGGCGGGGCCGGGCAGCCTCCTGATCGTGGACGGACTGTTCCTGCACCGCCCGGAACTGCGCGGCTGGTGGCACGACTCGGTGTTCCTGCGCGTGCCGTTCACCGTGTCGGTCCCGCGTGGCGCGGCGCGCGGGCCGGGCTTCGGCTCGCCCGACCCGGCGGCCGACAGCAACCGCCGATACGTGGCAGGCAACGAACTGTACTTCCGCGAGGCGGACCCGGAAGCGCAGGCGGGCGTGGTGCTGGACTACACGAACCTGGACGCCCCCAGGGTGGTCGTAGCCCGGTGAAGACAGTCAGGGCCGCCTCCAGATGGGGGCGGCCCTGATCGTGACGGTTCAGTGATTGTCGGCGCTGAGGCCCTGCGTATCACTCATGCTTTCCGTTGGGCTGAAGGTGAGGCACTGCGCGGTCTGGCCGCTCATGCTGACCTCGATCTGCCCGGCGGTGCAGTTCATGTCGTCGTTGAAGCGGCAGGTGGTGGCGTCGCAGCGGCTGACCATGCTCTTGTCGTCGTCCATGTGAACCTCCGTGACCGTCAGCGTGCCTGCCCGGGCGCGGCGGGAACGTGAGGCACGCTGCAAGGTGAAGGGACGCTTCAAAACCGCAGTGTGCCGCTCCGATTACATGACGGCGCGGCGCAGAGACCGTGCCCACCGGGGTCCAGCACGGCGCAGGCCGCGGACCACGCGGCGACGGCCCTCAGCCGACCCTCACCGCCGGGACCAGATCAGTTCAGCAGCGTGGCGCGGATGCCCTGGGCGCAGGCGACGCGGTGGGCGACCTGCGCGGCGTCCAGTTCACCGTGTTCGCGCAGGCCGGCGGCGATGACCTGTACTTCGCTCCAGGCGCGGCGCAGCCTCGCGCGGGCGCGACCCCGCAGGACGCTCAGGTACGCGTCGAGGGTCTCACGTTCGTCCGGGTCGGTCAGGGCGCAGTCCAGCAGCATGCGCGCGTCGCGTCCGGCGCCGGGGGCGGGCGCGCCGGTCAGGGCGGCAGCCTCGCGGGCGGCCAGGGCGACCATGACGACCTCCTCGGCCAGCGCGCGGTTCAGGCGCAGCGCGGCGGGGTCGGGCGCGCAGGCGTACGTGACGCCGCTCAGGGTGACCCGGTCCAGGCGCAGCGGGGCGCGGGGGTGGGTGTGCGCCAGATAGGCCTCGGCGGCCCAGGTCAGGGCGGCGGCCCCGGGGTCGGGGGCAGGGGTGTGGGGCGCGTGGGGGGTGAGGTGGGGGCTGGTCATAATCCTGACTTCCGGACTCAGGATAAGGCGGGAGGCATGAGACGCATGACCCGCTGTCCAGAACAGTGGGACCCCGCCATCAGGCGCGCGGGGTCAGCCGCCCTTCGCTTCCACCTCGGCCTGCTTGGCGCCCCAGGCCTCCATCTTCGCCTCCAGCTGCACTTCCAGGTCGTGCGCCGAGCGCCCCAGCGCCACGAAGTCCGCATCCGAGGGTGCGGCGCTCAGCGCGGCCTGCGCGGCCTCCAGCTCCCTTTCCAGGCGGGCGATGTCGGCCTCGATGGCCTCCACCTCGCGCTTGAGGTGCCACAGGCCCTTGCCCCTGGGTGCGGCAGGTTTCGCGCTGACTTTCGGCGCGGCGGCGAGCGCCTCGGCCTCCAGCTCGGCGGCCGTGCGGTGCTTGGCCTTGTAGTCCTCCCAGCCGGGGTACTCGTAGAACTGCCCGTCCTCGATCAGCCAGATGCGGTCAGCCAGGCCCTCGATGAACGCGCGGTCGTGGCTGACCATCACCAGCGTGCCCGAGAAGTCGTCCAGCGCGGCCTCCAGCGCCTCCACCATCTCCATGTCGAGGTGGTTGGTGGGCTCGTCCATGATCAGGAGGTTGTGGTCCTCCTGCGCGAGTTTCAGCAGGGCCAGCCGCGCCCGCTCGCCGCCCGACAGGATGCGCGCCTGCTTGTCGTGCTGGTCGTACGGGAACATGAAGGTGCCCAGCAGGTCGTGCGCTTCCGGGTCCTTCTGGGTGTACGCGCGGGCCACGTCGTACAGCGTCTCGCTGGGTTCCACGCCGCGCAGCGCCTGATCGTAGTACCCGACCGTGACGCGCGCCCCGGTCAGGATGCGGGTGCGCGGGTCGTCGCCCGGTTCCAGGCCCAGCAGGGTGCGCAGGAAGGTGGTCTTGCCCGCGCCGTTGCGGCCGATGATCGCCACGCGCTCGCCCTGGCGGATCTGCACGTTCACGTCCCGGAACAGCTGCCGCCCGCCGGGCAGCACCCGCGTGACATGCCGGGCGTCCAGCACCACCTCGCCGCTCTCGGGCGCGTGGAAGGTGATGCGGGTGGTGCGCTGCTCGGGCGGCGGGGCGCTGACGGCGCGGGCCTGCATGCGGTCCACGCGGGCCTGCATGGCCTTGGCGCGCCGGGCGAGCTTGCTCATGCCCAGACCCCAGATCTTCATGCGGTCCGCACTGGCCTGCAGCGACGCGATCTGGCGGCTCTCGACGGCGAAGCGCGCCGCCTGCTGCTCCAGTTCGGCGGCCAGCGTCTCACGGAAGGTCGTGTAGTTCCCGGCGTACACCTTCATGGTCCCGCCGCGCAGGTACGCGGTCTCGCGGGTGACGGTGTCCAGGAACGCGCGGTCGTGGCTGATCACCAGCACCGCGCCCGGGTAGCGGCCCAGGAAGCCCTCCAGCCACTCGACCATCACGATGTCGAGGTGGTTGGTCGGCTCGTCCAGCAGCAGCACGTCCGGGTTCTCCACGAGCAGCGCCGCCAGCCCCAGCCGGGTGCGCTCACCGCCGCTGAGGCTGGCCGCCAGGTCACCCTCGCGGCCCCGGAAACCGAACGCCAGGGTCACGGCGTCCTTGCGGCTGCGCCGCTCGAAGCCCCCACGGCGCTGGTAGTGCTCCAGCACGGCCTCGTGGTGCAGGATGCTCTCGGGCGTGCCGCTGCCCATCGCCTCGGCCGCCGCGTTCAGTTCCGCCTCCAGCTGATCCAGATCATGAAACGCGGCGTCCAGTACGCTGTCCACCGTCGCGCCCGGCGGGAAGACCGGATCCTGCTGCAATGAACGCACCCGCACGCCCGGCGCGCGCTTCACCACGCCACCGTCCGGCTGAAGCTGCCCGGTCAGGAGTTTCAGCAGCGTGCTCTTCCCCGCCCCGTTGCGCCCGACGAGACCCACCCGGTCGCCGGGCTGCACGGCGAAGGTCACGTCCTGCAGGACGGTCAGCGGTCCATATTCCTTACTGGCGTCCACGGCGGCAACAAGCACGCCCCGCAGTATAGGGCGCCCCCGGGCCTCGCCGGACGCGCGCGGCATGGAAGAAATGAATAGTGTCAGATTTCTCTCTTACACTGTGGGGTGATGATGCGCGCGGCCCCCGTCCTCCACGCCCTGACCCCCACGCTGCTGCTCAGCGCGACCGCGCTGGCCGCCCCTGTGCTGGACAGCGCGCAGGGCAGCGTGGAACTTCAGCAGGCGGGCGGCACCTGGATGCCCCGCGCTGCCAGCGGCGAGATCACGCTGGGCCTGCGCACCGGCGCGGGCCGCGCCGAGATCCGCGCCGGTGCCGGGCGCGTCACGGTCGGCAGCGCGTCCCGCCTGCGCCGTTACCTGGATGAGGTGGACCTGCAGCAGGGCCGCTTCTACCTGCGCGGCCCGGCCGCCGTGCACGTGCAGGGGCAGCACCTCGTCATGGACGGCGCGGGCAGCCTGCGCGTGGACCTCGACGGGCCGGTGCGGCGCGTCGCGGTCATCACCGGGCAGGTGCGCATCGACCGCAGCGGCCGCGTCACGACCGTGCGGGGCGGGCAGCAACTCGACCTGCGCAGCGGGCAGCTCAGCGCGTTCCGTGAAACGGATCCCTGGTACGCCGCGCAGTTCCGCGGTGAGGGCAGCGCCAGCGTGCAGGCCACGCGCGGCGCGGTCACGCTGGGCCGCGCCGGGCAGGCGCGCGGCGCGGTCATCGGGGACACCCTGGAGATCGGCGCGACGCTGAACACCGGCGCGGGCGCCTGGGCCGAGGTGGGCTTCACCGGCGGCGGGTACCTGCGCCTGAACGAGCAGAGCGAACTGAGCGTCCTGAGCGTGGACCGCACCGACCGGGGCCGCGAGGTGCTGCTGAAACTCGCGCGCGGCACCGCCTGGAACGTCGTGCAGAAGGGCCAGGGCGGGTACCGGATCGACACGCCGGTCGTGAGTACCGCCGTGCGCGGCACGGTGTTCCGCGTGGACGCGGACGGCCTGGTGAAGGTGTTCGAGGGTCAGGTGGCGCTGCCCAGCAGCGCCGATCAGGCGGTCAGCGCCGGGCAGCAGCGCAGCGAGGCGGGGACCGTGGGCACCCTGGTCCCGGACGCCACGGACCGCTTCAATCAGGCGCGGGACGCCGAACGGGCCCGCCCGCTGAGCCTCACGCTGCCCCGCGCGCCCCTGAGCCTGAACGACCTGATCCTGAGTGCCCGCAGCCTCCCCGACGCGACCCTGAGCGCGCAGGTGGCCGGGCAGCGCGTCCCGCTGAACGCCGACGGGGACACCTTCCGCCTGGAGCGACTGGCGGCGCCGCTGCCCGAGGGCACCTACCCGGTGACCGTGACCGCCGAACGCTTCGGGCAGACGCTGACGCGCACCGTGACCGTCACCGTGGACCGCAGCGCCCCGCAGGCGGACCTGCGCGCCGAACGGCGCGGCCACCTGCTGCTCCTGAGCGGCGCCGTGACCGACGCCGTCCCCGGCACGCTGACCGTCACCGCCCGCATCGGCCCGCGCAGCTACACCCGGCGCGTGACGTCCGGCGAGCCGCTGCGCTGGGCGCTGCCCCTTGCCGACCCGACCGCGCCCGTGCAGGTGAGCGCCCGTGACGCCGCAGGAAACGAACGAGATGCCGCGCTCCGCTGAGCGGTCCCTGGCCCTGATCACCGCGCCCGTCGCGGCGCTGCTCGCGGCGCTGCTGGCCCTGCTGATGCCCGCCAATCCGCGCCTGGGCGACGCCCTGAACCGCGCCCTGCCGTCCGAGACCGACCGCCGGGTGGTGCTGGTCGGCATTGACGACGCGTCCCTGCGGGACTACGGCCGGGTGGGCACGTGGCCGCGCGAACTGTACGGGCAGGCGCTCGGCACGCTCGAGCAGGCCGGGGCGACCGCGGTCGGTATCGACGTGCTGCTGACCGACCCCAGCCAGAACGACGAGCGCCTGAAGGACGCGTTCAGCCGCGCGAACGTCGTGCTGGCCACCGCGCCCGGCGAGTCCACGCTGCTGGCCAGCCCCGAGTGGCGCTCCCCGACGGGAGTCAGCGCGCTGAACGTCAGCGGTGACGGGATCGTCCGGACGTTCCAGACCGCGTACCCGGACGCGGCCGGGACGCTCCAGCCCAGCTTCGCGCGGCAACTGGCGGTCGCGGCTGGCAGGCACGTGGATCTCAGCGATCAGCCGCGCGTGCTGCGGTACGCCGCGCCGGACCGGGACCGCCTGCCGGTCATTCCGTTCCGGGACGTCGTGAACGGCAACGTCCGCTACGGCGACATTCAGGGCAAGATCGTCCTGATCGGCCTGACCGCCAGCGGCACCGGCGTGGGCGGCGTGCGGGACGTGACGGGGCAGACCGTGCCTGGCACGGAACTGCAGCTGCGGGCCGTATCCAGCCTGCTCAGCGCGCCCTTCACGACGCTGCCCACCTGGCTGATCGCGCTGCTGTCGGCGGTCATTGCCGTCACGGCGGTGCTGGCGCGCGGCCTGTGGGGGTTCGCGCTGGCCATGGCCGCGCTGCTGGCCGCCGCGCCCCTGTGGCTGGGGAACATCCTGCTGCCCGGCGTGACGCTGTCGCTGGCGGCGATCATCGGCACGGCGCTCGTCGCGGCGGAACGCTGGTGGAACCTGCGCACCCTGGCGCTGCGCGACCCGCTGACCGGCTTCGGGAACCGCGTGGCGTTCACGCGCGCGCTGGAGCAGCGCTGGGCAACCCGGCAAACCCGCCCGCTGGGACTGTTGCTGGTGGACCTGAGCGGCTTCCGGAAGGTGAACGAGGTGTACGGCCCGCACGCTGGGGACGAGCTGCTGCGCGACCTGTCCGGGCGGATCATGCAGCAGAAGCGGCGCGGGGACCTGATCTTCCGCTGGGGTCCGGACGAGTTCGCGGTGCTGCTCGATCAGGCCAGCGCGCACGAGACGGCGGACGTCGCGCGGCGCGTGCAGGAGTCGCTGGACCGCATCAGTTACCGCGATCTGCCGCTGCGGGCCAGTGTGGGCGCGGCCCGTACGGGCGAGGACATCCAGACGCCGGTGGATCTGGTCGAGGCCGCCAGCCGCAGCCGCTACCGCGTGAAGTACCAGCGTGAGCAGCGCGGCTGAGCAGCGCGGGTGGCTGGGTCCGGGACCGGTGCATCCACCAGACGACTTAGACTGCCATCTATATTGACAACCACCTATATAGATGGCAGTCTATAGATGTGCCTGATGGACCCCCGTTCGACCTGCTCCTGAGCCGCCTGCGCGCCCTGGGCGACCCCACCCGCCTGCGCATCGTGCAGCTCATCGGCCAGTCGGACCCCGACCACCCCCAGGCACGCCCGGACGCCGGCAGCACCCCCCCGATCAGCATCTCCGCCGAACTGGGCCTCACGCAGCCCACCATCAGCCACCACATGAAAGTCCTGATCGAGGTCGGCCTGATCACCTCCGAGAAGAAGGGCACCAAGGTCTACTACAGCCTGAACCCCGACGGGTTCCGCGACCTGACCACCTTCTTCGAACCGCTCGCGACCCCCTGCACCGAACCCGACCTGCCCTGAACGCCCCGCGCGTTCCCCCCGGCCCGCGACCCCACTGACCTGCCCGCCCACAGCGCGCAGCCGCCCCACCACACTCCGACCGCATCCGCACTGCCCGCCACCCGGCGCGCAGCAGGCCCCGCCCATACGGATTCCGTCTGGTTCATTCACAACCCGGAACGGCACCGGGTCGTCAACACCATGTCCGGCACCCGCTGCTCTCCTGCTCTGCGGGGCAGCTCTTCGAATCACATCCGCTCGGACTGAACGGCTATAAGCCATTCAATCGGAGTCCGTATCATCCTCCGGAGGACCGCATGCACGACCTGTACCTGAAGGACACCGTCGACGGCCGCACCGCCCAGTACGAACAGGTCCGCGACCAGCTGGCCCTGGAACGGCAGCTGCGCGCCGCCCAGCCGCAGCGTCTCCCCCTGCGCGCCACACTGGCCACCCGCCTGCGCCGCCTCGCCGATCAGCTCGACCGGCCCGCCGCGCCCAGCTGCACCTGAACAGGACCGAACGCGAAGATCGGCTCCACCCACCCCCGGCTTCCCCTGGGGTACAGCGAGAGGCCCGACCTGATCCCGGCCGGGCCTCCTCGGGTGCCGGTCAGCGTCCGGCGAGCATCGCCCAGATGTCGGGGTGCGCCACGAAGGCGTACCAGAGGTTCGGCAGCAGGCCCAGCACCGTGACGCCCGCCACGCCCAGCGCGACGGCCAGGGTGGTGGGGGGACGCTGGCCGAGGCCGTACTCGCGCGCGGGCGTGCGGTCGGGCATGAACATCAGCATGGCGGGGCGCAGGTAGTACACCAGCGCGGCGACGCTGGTGAGCGCGGCGAGGATGCTGATCCACGCGTAGCCGTTCTGGAAGGCCGCCTGGAACACCAGGTACTTCCCGAAGAAGCCCGCGAAGGGCGGCAGGCCCGCCAGCGAGGCGAGGCACACGGCCAGCGCGACGGCGTAGCCGGGGTGGCGGTGGTACAGGCCGCGCATGTCGGTGATGCTGAAGCCTTCCTCGCTGCGTTGCAGGGCGGCGACGATGGCGAGCGCGGCGGCCGTCATCAGGGTGTACACGAGCAGGTAGTACCCGAGGGCCGCGCCGCCCGCGGCGGGGGTGCCCAGCAGCGCCATGCCCAGGAAGCCGGTGTGCGCGACCGCCGAGTACGCCAGCATGCGTTTGAAGTTCGTCTGGCGCAGCGCGGCGAGGTTCCCGACGATCAGCGTCCCGGCGATCAGGACCGCCAGGACGGAGTGCCAGCCGGGGGCATTCTCCAGCGCGCCGGAGAACACGCGCAGCATCCCGGCGAACGCGGCGACCTTCACGACGGTGCTCAGGAACAGGCTGACGCTGGTGGGCGCGCCCCCGTACACGTCGGGCGTCCACTGGTGGAAGGGCGCCAGCGCGACCTTGAAGCCGAAGCCGCAGAGCATCAGCAGCGCGCCGCCGACCAGGATGCCGACGTTGTCGGGGTTCAGGGTGCTCGTCTTCTCGGCGATGACGGCGTAGTTCAGGCTGCCGGTCGCGCCGTACACGAACGCCAGGCCGTAGATCAGCACGGCGCTCCCGGCGGCGCCGAGCAGGAAGTACTTCAGGCCGCTTTCCTCCGCGCGGCGCGAGCCCTGCAGGGTGGCGAGGACGTAGGAGCTGAGGCTCATGATCTCCAGGCCGATCAGCATGACGATCAGGTCACCGGAGAAAGCGATGAGCAGGCAGCCGGTCACGGCGTACATGAGCATCGCGTCGAATTCGGGGAAGGACACGCGGGCGCGCCACGCGGTGTCCAGCGTCACGAGCAGCGTCATGAGGGTCCCGGCGAGGATCACGAAGCCCAGCAGCAGCGCGGCGTGGTCAGCGCGCAGGCTACCGCCGAAGGAGGACAGGTCACGGTTCCACAGCCAGCCGACGCTGAGTGCGGACGCGACCACGGCCCCGATGTTGATGAAGGTCAGGGTGCGGCGCTGGACCCAGAAGCCCAGCAGGGTGCTGCTGATCGCCCCGGCCAGAATGAGCAGGATGGGCAGCAGGGGCAGGAGTTTCACATCGGGCGGCTGGAGCATGTCAGTTGCCTCCCAGGGCGCTCAGGACGGCGCGCACGGCGGGCTGCATGAGGTTCAGGGCGGGGGTGGAGTACACGCCGAACAGCACCAGGATAGCCAGCGGGATGCCCAGGATCAGCCACTCGGTGTGCACGAGGTCACGCACGGTGACGGACCCGGCGGGCCGCGCCTGCCAGAAGGTGTGCTGGAAGGCGGTCAGGGCGTACGCGGCGGCGGCGATGGTCGTGATGCCTGCGATGAAGGTCAGCCACGGCGACACCTGGTACGCGCCGAGCAGGATGCTGAACTCGCCGATGAAGCCCGCCAGTCCGGGGACGGCGATGCTGGCGAACCACAGGGCCATGGTCAGGCCGCCCAGCGCGCCCGCCTGGGTCATGACGCCGCCCACGCGGGTGTCCAGGCTGCCGATGCGTTCCTGCAGCATGCCCACCGAGAGGAACAGCGCGCCGGTGTAGAGGTTCTGGAAGGCCAGCAGGTACATCGCGCCGATCACGGCCGTCTCGTTCAGGGAGAACACGCCGAGCGCGACGAAGCCCATGTGGCTGAGGCCCGCGTAGGCGAGCAGGCGTTTCCAGTC from Deinococcus soli (ex Cha et al. 2016) encodes the following:
- a CDS encoding CHASE2 domain-containing protein, yielding MPRSAERSLALITAPVAALLAALLALLMPANPRLGDALNRALPSETDRRVVLVGIDDASLRDYGRVGTWPRELYGQALGTLEQAGATAVGIDVLLTDPSQNDERLKDAFSRANVVLATAPGESTLLASPEWRSPTGVSALNVSGDGIVRTFQTAYPDAAGTLQPSFARQLAVAAGRHVDLSDQPRVLRYAAPDRDRLPVIPFRDVVNGNVRYGDIQGKIVLIGLTASGTGVGGVRDVTGQTVPGTELQLRAVSSLLSAPFTTLPTWLIALLSAVIAVTAVLARGLWGFALAMAALLAAAPLWLGNILLPGVTLSLAAIIGTALVAAERWWNLRTLALRDPLTGFGNRVAFTRALEQRWATRQTRPLGLLLVDLSGFRKVNEVYGPHAGDELLRDLSGRIMQQKRRGDLIFRWGPDEFAVLLDQASAHETADVARRVQESLDRISYRDLPLRASVGAARTGEDIQTPVDLVEAASRSRYRVKYQREQRG
- a CDS encoding GNAT family N-acetyltransferase translates to MPGAPDPTLRPLTLRGRLPDDLPTLWRWMHAEPDPEWQRWDAPYFHTGQPEPLPFDTYREQTLARPVSPDLRVIALDGGCIGQVSRHEEAPAGGGWWDLGILIFDPGHWGGGLGTRALDLWAAATFAETDAHVLTLTTWGGNERMIRAAARVGFHECARIPQARAWAGQRWDSVKLARLRG
- a CDS encoding toxic anion resistance protein; translated protein: MSDGTPGPLTPPDSMLKAPEAVPSVQPVQAPEMVPLSPEDRARLEAMAQAFAQDVLSAGAHTPEFKRKLDAVHELGLPEQRAAAQSSNRMLDRPLRATRAGALAEGSDILRGLTDLRRTVEDLDPSRAPTPRRLFGKLPGGKKVQNHLDRYQSAQSHLNGILEALYRGQDELRRDNATIETEKVHLWDTMQKLRQYAHVGKAVDEALTRRLTELQVTDPEKARMVSEELLFAVRQRVTDLLTQLAVSIQGYLALDLVRRNNMELIKGVDRATTTTVSALKTALMVSQALGTQQAVLGQVTALNDTTGRMIGSTAQLLKQQSTEIQRQAGSATVDPQIIQAAFRDVYGALDAISAYRTQALDRFRETMTVLDKEVAQAQTYLDRERQNAAREVAQGLNVTEKGDLKL
- a CDS encoding ArsR/SmtB family transcription factor, which gives rise to MPDGPPFDLLLSRLRALGDPTRLRIVQLIGQSDPDHPQARPDAGSTPPISISAELGLTQPTISHHMKVLIEVGLITSEKKGTKVYYSLNPDGFRDLTTFFEPLATPCTEPDLP
- a CDS encoding FecR family protein; translated protein: MMRAAPVLHALTPTLLLSATALAAPVLDSAQGSVELQQAGGTWMPRAASGEITLGLRTGAGRAEIRAGAGRVTVGSASRLRRYLDEVDLQQGRFYLRGPAAVHVQGQHLVMDGAGSLRVDLDGPVRRVAVITGQVRIDRSGRVTTVRGGQQLDLRSGQLSAFRETDPWYAAQFRGEGSASVQATRGAVTLGRAGQARGAVIGDTLEIGATLNTGAGAWAEVGFTGGGYLRLNEQSELSVLSVDRTDRGREVLLKLARGTAWNVVQKGQGGYRIDTPVVSTAVRGTVFRVDADGLVKVFEGQVALPSSADQAVSAGQQRSEAGTVGTLVPDATDRFNQARDAERARPLSLTLPRAPLSLNDLILSARSLPDATLSAQVAGQRVPLNADGDTFRLERLAAPLPEGTYPVTVTAERFGQTLTRTVTVTVDRSAPQADLRAERRGHLLLLSGAVTDAVPGTLTVTARIGPRSYTRRVTSGEPLRWALPLADPTAPVQVSARDAAGNERDAALR
- a CDS encoding ABC-F family ATP-binding cassette domain-containing protein, producing the protein MLVAAVDASKEYGPLTVLQDVTFAVQPGDRVGLVGRNGAGKSTLLKLLTGQLQPDGGVVKRAPGVRVRSLQQDPVFPPGATVDSVLDAAFHDLDQLEAELNAAAEAMGSGTPESILHHEAVLEHYQRRGGFERRSRKDAVTLAFGFRGREGDLAASLSGGERTRLGLAALLVENPDVLLLDEPTNHLDIVMVEWLEGFLGRYPGAVLVISHDRAFLDTVTRETAYLRGGTMKVYAGNYTTFRETLAAELEQQAARFAVESRQIASLQASADRMKIWGLGMSKLARRAKAMQARVDRMQARAVSAPPPEQRTTRITFHAPESGEVVLDARHVTRVLPGGRQLFRDVNVQIRQGERVAIIGRNGAGKTTFLRTLLGLEPGDDPRTRILTGARVTVGYYDQALRGVEPSETLYDVARAYTQKDPEAHDLLGTFMFPYDQHDKQARILSGGERARLALLKLAQEDHNLLIMDEPTNHLDMEMVEALEAALDDFSGTLVMVSHDRAFIEGLADRIWLIEDGQFYEYPGWEDYKAKHRTAAELEAEALAAAPKVSAKPAAPRGKGLWHLKREVEAIEADIARLERELEAAQAALSAAPSDADFVALGRSAHDLEVQLEAKMEAWGAKQAEVEAKGG
- a CDS encoding DUF1540 domain-containing protein; the encoded protein is MDDDKSMVSRCDATTCRFNDDMNCTAGQIEVSMSGQTAQCLTFSPTESMSDTQGLSADNH
- a CDS encoding NADH-quinone oxidoreductase subunit N, with protein sequence MLQPPDVKLLPLLPILLILAGAISSTLLGFWVQRRTLTFINIGAVVASALSVGWLWNRDLSSFGGSLRADHAALLLGFVILAGTLMTLLVTLDTAWRARVSFPEFDAMLMYAVTGCLLIAFSGDLIVMLIGLEIMSLSSYVLATLQGSRRAEESGLKYFLLGAAGSAVLIYGLAFVYGATGSLNYAVIAEKTSTLNPDNVGILVGGALLMLCGFGFKVALAPFHQWTPDVYGGAPTSVSLFLSTVVKVAAFAGMLRVFSGALENAPGWHSVLAVLIAGTLIVGNLAALRQTNFKRMLAYSAVAHTGFLGMALLGTPAAGGAALGYYLLVYTLMTAAALAIVAALQRSEEGFSITDMRGLYHRHPGYAVALAVCLASLAGLPPFAGFFGKYLVFQAAFQNGYAWISILAALTSVAALVYYLRPAMLMFMPDRTPAREYGLGQRPPTTLAVALGVAGVTVLGLLPNLWYAFVAHPDIWAMLAGR
- a CDS encoding uridine kinase — protein: MLAWLAARWAALPAHPVARVAVDGVDGAGKTTLADELAGRVRALGRPVIRVSTDSFHQPRAARYARGRGSPEGFYRDSYDLAALAREVLSPLSPGGTLRYRARVFDVTRDEPVPGPALAAGPGSLLIVDGLFLHRPELRGWWHDSVFLRVPFTVSVPRGAARGPGFGSPDPAADSNRRYVAGNELYFREADPEAQAGVVLDYTNLDAPRVVVAR